AGGACAAGGACGGACGCCCGATGGAGTTCGTCTCCTTCGAGGATACGAGCGCCATCTTCGACGCGACCTTCTTTCCCAAGGCCTATGAGCGCTTCTGCCGGAAGCTGACCCGGCACCGCCCCTATGTGCTGAAAGGAAAGGTGGAGATGGAGTTCGGAGTGGCGACCCTCACCGTCGAATGGGTCGATTTTCTGCCGGGTGAATGAAGTGCGTTTCGGAGAACGGCTGCCTCCTGCCCCTTCAGGGGATAAAAAACAACAAGGGCCTGCCGTCTCTGGCAGGCCCTTGATTTATTTGGCGGCCCCGGCGCGATTCGAACGCACGACCTACCGCTTAGGAGGCGGTTGCTCTATCCTGCTGAGCTACGGGGCCGGAGGGGGAGATATGTATATCCCATGAATCGGATTTTTACAAGGGGTATAAAGTGCCTGAACTTCAGAACTTCAGCAGGCTGAAGACCTTCCCCTCGGGCAGGCGCTTGCGACCTTCCAGAAATTCAAGTTCCGCCATGAAGGCGCACTCCACGACCTCCGCTCCCAGGTCGTTGATGAGATCGACCACCGCCGCCATTGTCCCTCCGGTGGCCAGCAGGTCGTCGGCGACGATGACCCGGTCGCCGGGGCGAAAAGCATCCTCGTGAATTTCAAGAGTGTCGGTGCCGTATTCGAGATCGTAGGATTTGCGACGTGTTTTATAGGGGAGTTTGCCGGGCTTGCGCACCAGAGTGACGCCGGTGCCGAGCTTGTAGGCCAGAGCTGAGCCGAGAACAAAGCCGCGGGCTTCAACTCCCACCACCTGATCAATTCTTTGCCCGAGATAGCGATGAGCTATGAGATCGACCATCCGGTGGAAACTCCTGGCATCGGACAGAAGTGTCGTAATGTCTTTGAAAACAATCCCCTTCTTGGGGAAATCGGGAATATCCCGAATAATATTCTTCAATTCTTCCAAAACTGTTTCCTCCAGAATCCGGGCCGGGCTGTAGAGCCCCTTTACGATCTGCCGCCTTCCCGCGGGATTTCCCGGAAGGCATCCTTCTCTTCCATGATCTTGCGCAACTTGTCCAGACTTTTCGCCTCTATCTGCCGGATACGCTCCCTGGTCACTCCGAAACGTCTGCCGATGGTGTCAAGGGTCTGGGGTTCACGGTCATCCAGGCCGAAACGCAGGGTGAGAATTTCGCGCTCATTTTCGCTAAGCGATTCCAGCCATTCAGAGACATGAGCGAACTTGTCCAGCCCTTCGATCAGGGTGGAAGGGTCGAGGGCGTTTGCGTCCTCGATCGTGTCGATGAGGCTGTAATCGCTGTTTTCCCCCATGGGATGTTCGATGGAATATGTTTTTTTGACCAGGACCATGAGACGGCGAACGTAGGCGGGTTCAACCCCCATCGCCTCGGCCACGTCGTCGACCAGCGGCTCGCCTTTGGACTTGT
This is a stretch of genomic DNA from Desulfuromonas sp. TF. It encodes these proteins:
- a CDS encoding adenine phosphoribosyltransferase, with the translated sequence MEELKNIIRDIPDFPKKGIVFKDITTLLSDARSFHRMVDLIAHRYLGQRIDQVVGVEARGFVLGSALAYKLGTGVTLVRKPGKLPYKTRRKSYDLEYGTDTLEIHEDAFRPGDRVIVADDLLATGGTMAAVVDLINDLGAEVVECAFMAELEFLEGRKRLPEGKVFSLLKF